TAAAAGAGTACCACTTTTATCTTAAAACAGACTTTTACCAGCATCACAAACAGACTGATGGCAGAGAGACTGTGGCTTAATCCTCAGATTCTTCAAGATGCGCTGCTGTTTAAATCTTCCTTGCAGACCAAACTCCCACTCCTCCAGCTTGGGCCGTGTCTCTTCCTGCAGAGCAGCTGGGAGGGTGAAGGAATACAGGCAGCATCTGTGATGGGGGCCATGTGCCTGCCATGACGCTGAAGCCGTTCTCACCATCAGAGGAGTCATGGACAGACAATTTTCAAAGCTCTCGGTCTGATCGAACCAGTAAGTGACGGGGAAACCCAGTAAGACTCCAAACACTGTGCACAGGTTCCACTCCTCAGATTTCTTCTCAACATAAAGAGGTTTCTCAGCCTCTTCATGTTGTTTCAGAAGCAGGAGCAAATCCTCCATCACACCCTTCATTTCTCCTCTGTGTGAGTTAGAGACAGCAGGTTGGTCCAGCGAGTGGCAAACATCAATAAAAGCCACGCTGTCATCACAGAGCACCCGCCCTAGATTTGATCTGACCGCTCCTGTGTTGACGATGAGTTTCCATTTGAATCCAGAGTGAAAAGGGATTCATTTCAGACACGTGTCTCCTCAGCCGGTGACCTAATGTGTCAGAATTACGCTAGGACGATGGTGATAAAGCTTCCGcttccccgtcaccactgtggactccttccgcttcctcggaaccaccatcacacatgaccttaggtgggagccatccatcagctccctgatcaaaaaggcccagcagaggatgtactttctgcggcagttgaaaaaggccaagctgctgacccagatgatggtgcagttttacacggccatcattgagtccatcctcacctcctccatcactgtgtggtacgctggagccacggtgagggacaaaaatagactgcagcgcattgtgcgctccgcggagaaggtgattggctgcagccttccatctctccaggacctgtacgtctccagaactcgggggcgtgcaggccggattgcagctgacccttctcacccgggacacagacttttcgagccgcttccctcaggcaggaggttacggtccatccagaccagaacctcccgccataagaacagcttctttccatctgccgttagacttgtgaatagcttataaacacacaaccatgctcgtctgctgtacttgacataacgtcacgttaccggccatattaccattacctgccttttttatagctgaatgttttatgctagttttattatattttattctacttattctatttctgaaatttattattcatgttatatgtagcacattagtaccgaaacaagttcctagtttgtgaactgcttgttcactgacaatggcaataaaccttttctgattcttatTCTGATAAAACAATCCAGTTACTGTAAAAGTCAAAAGCTGTATTTCTAACTGACATGTTTCTTGTCTTTTAGGCATCTTAAACCAACAAAGAAGAAACAAACAACTCCAGTAAATACAGAAATATTTCTTGTGCTACTTTGGAAACAAATCATCTTTACTTGTTTAGTTTTTATAAATGTCACCTCTGATTAAATGaaaataattacatttaaatagcatcTTTGTGATTGTGATCTTTTAGTCAGACTGACTGCTAGATGTTCAGCCATTAAGGACTTTAAACTTGTGATTTTATGCAGCCATGTCAGTTCAGGACCTTTATGTTGACGTAGCTCACAAATATCTGTCTGCTGGTAGAAAGTCCGTCTGTTCCTCAGAGTCTCGACCTTGCTGCGCATGTCTCGGCTGTGGAGGTGGGGTTGAAACCTGCTCTTCTTTATGACAGTAATGGCTTGTGCAGCATGGTCCAGCAGTATCTGAGCTCCTTGCAATCCCTCCAGCTTAATTATTAATTATCAGATTATAATCTGAGAGATTTCTTGCAACCCAAACGCCTGAAGCAAACAAGCCTACGTTGACCAGAAGATtcctaaaaatgtaaacaagACATTCAAAGATTGCACAGTAATTTAAAATAACCAACAACAATCAGTCCTTATTACACATTTAGGACAGCTAAAACTGCCTGAAGCTTGAGCAATTATTTTCTGGAACCGAAACTACAATTCAATGAGGTTTAAGAATGTTTTAAAACAGATGTTAGTTTTGTCTTAAATTATAacataaaaaactaaaaatataacATGTTAGTTGATTTTAAAAATCCCTAATGACAAATAAACCCAGAGTAACAAATACGTATAGTTtacttttagattttcatttaaaACAGTAAACTCTTTGtacaaagaataaaaaaacatcattaataatttaatttaaaatcAAACTGTTATTTCTGAATGTTTTAGCTGAGGAGTTATattagtttttctcagttgctttggtgcatttctcacaacagaattgatctctgcacgctcttctcaaaacaattagtgcaaactgcaaaacatggtggataacttgcaaaGGTGAGTcatttcatcaaaaagaaaagtcagttgtTCAAAAGCTCAGAATAAGTAGtcaatgcttcaaaagcaagtcccttaatcaaaacaggtaatatattcatcaaaagcaagtacttatatcaaagtgtcagggctgtcacaattacaagtcattacaccggcacctttggtcacaaaatcaaatggtttgaacatgttctcattgtgacggatttctttgtaggtgcttcccaatgacatgtcaagtctggacagcctgcatggcatgttgaaaaacataaattgtaaaggaaaatcaagacacttcatatgcactcttgataatatttaattgaaactgttcacggcattgtgcaactggggaaatacagtaaaacaaacattttacagcaaacataaactAATTTAAGACCGTAAGccttactgcagtagttatgaaacaaaaacagaaaattgAACAGACACTGCTGCATATCAATCACTGACTGATTTTGAAGGAAAGGAACACACGCGAGATCCCAGCAGAAATTAAAGGGGGAACAGTTTAGATGTGACACAAGTTACGGTGTCCGAAAAGGCTCAAGCCGTGAACGTACTCGTTCGCGTAAATATTACATGACCAAAGATGTCTGCGACACGATATCGTCGGTTTTTAAAGCTATGCGAGGAATGGCCCCGAGACGAGACCAAAAAGGGCCGCGATTTGGGAACATTTCTGCGGCAGAGGGTCGCTTCTGCGTTCCGCGAGGGCGAAAACACGCAGGTAGGAGGTCACGCGGCGGCTGTTGAAGCTTTGGACAAACGCTTCCTGTCGACCTTGCAGCGTTTGTTGATGTGGAAAAGACGCAGCTGCAGAAATAACACCGCGCTAATATACTTTACTAAATTAATACAAAACTATATTATGATGTTGTATTATTTTAATAAATTGTATAATACGACAGTTAAAAATTAACAACTGAAAAgtgttattttagttatttttcGCAAACATTTAACATTTACACGACTGAATTTTATACTCATGACTGAAAAATATTAAGGTTATTATTCTTTTATGACAGTTAAAATAGATAATGCATTGGCTAATATGAATATAAATTATGCTTTATATATGACTTACTGTGCTATTTTTATATATTCAGAGAATTTGTTTTAATCATTTGCAGTCAAATATGTTGCTTAAGTAATTTGTAAACCACTTCCTTCAGCTTTCATTTGCATCCAAACAAAATTAAAAGCTATTCTATTAACAGTTCCATCTTTTGTCACCTTTTCAGATTGCAGATCCAGAGAAATGTGACCAAATGTATGAAAGTTTGGCTCGTATAAATGGAAACGTGTACAGACAAAGAGTAAGTTGATTTTCACCATTGCTTTTTTATTTGTTGTGTGCTGCATTCAAGAACTGACaaaaatatactttttttttgTGAAAATGACAGTAAAACATCTTACTTGATGTTAGTAAACCACGTTGGGTTAATTTGTAAAAAGTATGTGTTTGTAATTTGTAACCAAACATTCTCATGAAACTCAAATAATCTCCTTTTAATGCTGGAATTAAAAAGTGTAATGATAGACTTTATTATACTGAATCGTACAAATAATGTGTGTTTTGTCCAGTTTCCTCGTGTGAGAGACACAAGTTTTACCGGTGTTACAGCAGAGGAGTGCAGAGTCCTTCTGTCAGGTAGGAAACCTAAAGCATCTCATCTGTCGTATGTTTTTGACTCTTTTTCATCCGTCATGTAGAGCTGCCACAGATCCGCTGTTAGTTACACCACGTTTGTTTACAGGGAGTATTCAACAGAGCATGGATGAGGAAAAGAAGGGTTTGTGGAAATCTTTAATGAAGAAATTCTCCTCCAAATCACCGGAAGACGTTCCAGAAAAAGCTCCTGAAAAATAGCCCTTTTTTGCTTTTCATTTTGCTTGTATAGAAATAAAGCTCATTATTGTCATCTATGCATATAATGGTTTTTAATTAGGTTTGTTTCTTGAGACGCTCTAATATTCTAAGATGTTTTGTAAAAGTCAACTGAGAATCGAGAAAAGACAAAATCCGATCATTTTTTTTACTGCAAAAGTCTTCTGATTTTCTCTTTAGTTTCACTtcatgttcgctcttccttcttctatctcaggaacattgctaagctgagtcccattctgtcctgctctgaacttgagactgttctccacaccttcatctcctcacgcttagactactgtaactctcttttcacgtgtctgagcagaacctccctgaaccgtctgcaggtggttcagaatgcctgtgctcggcttctgaccaagtcctccaaatacacccacatcaccccgcttctcctccagcttcactggctgccagtcaacttcagggttcatttcaagatcctggttctggtctttagcgccttacatggacaagcaccatcttacattggtgatcttctcagtccctacacccccagcaggtccctgaggtccagtgatcaaagcctactggttgtgcagcgccaggctaaagactaaaggtgacagatcatctgctgctgtggtccccagactctggagctctctactcctgagatcagtggactcctttaaaagcagaaaactcacctgttcaagctggttttggtgtgaccttcatcaccctctccttgttccccacctattccaccttcctcagcatccactgatttccctctttcctattctttctctttctttacattttttaatcacaattgtctatttgtgctaattttaaatatatttttaatgattttctaaattatttatgtttttacatttcttgtttttgtgaagcgcctcgtgatttttatcttgagaggcgctttagaaaagatcttttcttcttctaaagGTTTCAACAGGAAACCAAAACTGGAACAGTCAGACCAGCAATAAAGACCTCAGTGTTGATGAAAAACTGGTGACTTCCATTTTACAGAAAGTCAACCCGTACAAGTTTCCTGGCCCAGACAGACTCGGGGCCAGGGCGCTGCACAGCTGGGTGCAGTCATCACCAGACTTTCAGCTTCTTTTGAACTTTAGTTTTGTTCCCAGTCTGTGGAAGGAATCCTGCATCATTTCAGTTCCTAAAAAGGCTAATTCAAAAGACCCCAATGACTTCAGACCCTTTCATCGGTGCTGTTCAAATGCATGGAGAGAGTTGTGTGTGATTTCATGTCACACAATGTCTGGGAACCTGGATCCTCTAATTTGCCTACAGGGCAAAAGGAGGTGTTGAGGATGCAAGTCTGACTCTTAACTACCGCTGCTATACACAGTTTTCTCCATTTACGCTGATGACATCACCTGTAGCAGGGCAGGATTTCAGCTTTTAAAATATGCAGACGACATGGCGCTGGTGGACAGTGGGTCCTGACCACAACTTGTAAGGAACAATCCCTGGAACTCAACATCTCACAAACAAAGGAGTTGTGCTGTGCATGCGGAGACAGAGCCACTGCATCTCAGCTTTTTAAACCGGTGATCATTCAGGGAGAGCAGGTTGAACAGGTGGAGAGTTTAAAATATTTGGGCACACAGACAGATGTTCATCTGTCCTTTCAACGACACTCAGATTCCATTTACAATAAAGCACTCCAGCGCCTCCATCTCATCAGGACATGAAGGGATTTTAATGTCAGGAAAAACATCTTAACTACGGTCTACCGGTCAATCGTGGAATCCATTTTAACGTTTAACATTACATCCTGGTACAACTTTCTCACTTATAGGCACAAAAATAAACTCCAACGGATCACATATCAAGCCGGCAAAATAATGGGTTCATTACACCCCCCAGATCCTAGAGATAGGatcagaagctcggtcatctggggagGGGCTCAGACTTGCTCCTCCACATCCATAGGAGCCAGTTGgagtggctcggacatctggtcaggatgcctccctggtgaggtttcctgggcacgtccaacctgggagacctaaagggagacttaggatatgctggagggactatgtctctcagctggccaggcacCGCCTTAGGATttggctggaggagctggtccaaatggctgtggagagggaagtctgggctgactctggataagcagtgaaaatggatagatagatagatagatagatagatagatagatagatagatagatagatagatagatagatagatagatagatggatagatggatggatggatggattgagggACAGTCTATAAGTATGTAGACCAAATGCTACACCGTTCTTTTGACTAGTGTGCAGGTATACATTGAGCTCCTTAAGGCTGAAAAGTAAAACCAGTGGATGAAAAACTTGTTGGATTAAATGAAGAATGTGTTTGCTGAGTTGCACGATTTACAAAACTGGTTTGTGatgttaaatctgaaattgagtcGCGAGTGAGCTGACTGGAGGGAATCCAGGTCTACATCCCTCCCTTAAAGCTGATTCTTTTGGGTCAAACTTTCACTTGAGAAAGTGGTGACATGTTCTTCAGATAGCGTTTGGAGAATCTACAtcttctgttttcaaacatgaagttatTTTTCTGTGAACTTGATGCATTTTGGAAGAAAAGTAACACAAAATGACACATTTATGATTCAAATCTGGAAATTTGTCCAAAAACGTGAAACCACTTTTATCCTGTTTCCACTTTGTTCTACCTCCGGTCCACTACCTGTTTGGGTTTGAGTGCTGCACAGATACTATTCATGCTGCTGGGGTCCAGCTGCCACTGGAGCAGAAACAGACCAAGAACACATTTCTAAATATTCTCCATTATCTTTTCATCACAAAGACACGTTTATTAAGACAATGAGCAAAAAATCACATCCAGGTCTGAAAATGGGTTCCAACAGAGAAATAAACCAACATCCAAAGATTAAATCTCAGTGATCTGAAATGTTGGTTTGATTGCAAGGAAaaacttaaataaaataaaacatgttttaaatggaACAAGTGTGTTAGAAACCAGAAACTCTGCccaataaaacagaataaaatcagTAGAACAGCTTTTACTGTTAGACTCACTTATCTCCACATCTCTCTTTGAGGTATTTGTTTCCCTCTAGTGGCAGAGTACTGCAGAACATGTAAAGGAAACATCTGTCTCCCTCTGGACCAAATCACTAAAGTCATTGTTGTTCAATTTTATTCATATAAAAGCAAATTTGACACATAAATAGCAGATAACTAATCCCATCTGCAGTGCACTTGTGATTCCTTCTGCTGGTAAAGAAGCTCGAGTGAAATTTTGGTGTATATATCAGGAATAAAACTGAGCAAGGGAAAggaaaggaaggagagagctggaTGTTCTAACCCACATGACCTGGTCTATTTCATCATTCTCATAAAAGTGCACGTGAACCCTCAGATCCTCGAGTAAAAAAACCTGAACTCAGATGACCTTTTAGCCACGAAGCTCTGCAACAACTGAAGCATCTGATCTGCTGCTTCTGCAGCCTTCTGCTGCTGAGAAGGTAGACGGTGTCTCAGCGGGTTGAATGATTACAGGAACGAGCACAACTAGACCAGAGATAATGGTTTAATCAGATAACGTGAGACAGAAATAACTGAGCAGCAGGTCTGAGCTGCTTCTAAAACCACCTTTTTGTTCCACTGCTTGTTGGTTTGATCAGATTTTGACAAGAGAGGAAGGCAACAAGAGTTGGGGACGAGGTGAGTGTTGGTGGACCAGTGAGACGAGAATAAAGGACAAACATTTACAATTCAAACTCAAGACAAAATCCAGCAGGCAGGATTTTTTATAacgcctgctggtggtcggagggaccagtggcgcctgtgctcggctgc
This sequence is a window from Nothobranchius furzeri strain GRZ-AD chromosome 3, NfurGRZ-RIMD1, whole genome shotgun sequence. Protein-coding genes within it:
- the uqcc2 gene encoding ubiquinol-cytochrome-c reductase complex assembly factor 2; the encoded protein is MSATRYRRFLKLCEEWPRDETKKGRDLGTFLRQRVASAFREGENTQIADPEKCDQMYESLARINGNVYRQRFPRVRDTSFTGVTAEECRVLLSGSIQQSMDEEKKGLWKSLMKKFSSKSPEDVPEKAPEK